The Flavobacterium psychrotrophum region AAAAAAGGTGTAGTGAGCTAGAAACAGCAACATAAAGAAGGTAGATGCAGGAAGGGCAGCAGGAAATTTACGCTCAGGCTATAAAAGATAGTAATAAAAGGTTATTGGTTTTAAAAACATTGTCTAATTTTTTTAACCATAAGGATCTCTTTGCGGTTTATATTCGCACTAAGGTTATCCATAATCTTTTTGAATCGAATACTGGTCTTGATCCTAATAAGCTGGAGCTCTTTCATATACAATATACCAGTAGCCTGATCGATTTGTTTCAAAAGCTCAAAAAAGCAAAGGAGCAGCAGTACCTGTTAGTTAATGATGAAATCTATATTAATGATGAGCTGGTAGGCAAACTGGAGAAGCAAACCCAAAGCCTTGATTTTACAGGCGAGTCGCGAAAGCACAGCCAAAACATGGGTGCTAAATTGCGCGAACTTTACAGCATATTGGAAAGTGGCACGGCAGGCAAGCCCTTTAGCTGGGGCGATGCACTTATGCTTAGTACGCGTTTTGGGCAGGAGTTTTACCGGGAGTTTACGGATGCCGAAAAGTTTCTGCAACTTACAGAGGCAGAAACTAAAAAAACATACAGGAGCGACTATGCAGCCATAGAGCGAAAGCTGATGGGCAGGCTTAATAAGCTAAACTTCAGGATAAAATTTACCTGTGGGCTGCGTTATCAAAATGATTACCTGGAGGTTTTTGAATTTGTAGATTCTAATGATAAGTTCATCTTTATAGAGGCCATCAAAACCTTTTTACTGTTGGATAATGAAATGGCAGCAGGGCTTGATTTTTCTAAAAATATGTCTAACAAGGCGGATATAGTAAATAGCCTGCGCCAAAAAAATGATATGCTGCACGATAAACTGGGCAGTATTAAAACGTCGCTCCCTACTGATGTGGAGGATGTGTTAGAAAGTTATCTCGAAAAAATATCAGGGGTAGATTTCCTTGAGGAGCTGCAAAATGTAGATGAGCAGACCAATATTTTAAGAGCAATGTTAAATATAAATATTACAAAATAATGGCAATAAATCTTGAAAAAGGGCAGAGGCAAAGCATTGCTGCACCTAAATTTACCGTAGGTCTGGGCTGGGATACTAATAACAGTAATACCGGCGAGGCGTTTGACCTCGATGCTTCGGTATTTGTGCTGGGCGCTAATGGTAAACTGGTGAGTGATAATCACTTTGTTTTTTATAATAACCTTACCACACCAGATGGTGCTGTAACCCATGCAGGCGATAACCTTACGGGTGAAGGCGATGGCGATGATGAAAAAGTATTTATCGACCTTTCTAAAATTTCATCGATGTAAGCGAGATCACGTTTGTAGCAACGATACACAAAGCCGCAGACCGCAGGCAAAATTTTGGACAGGTGCGCAACTCATTCATTCGTATTGTAGATGGTTCAAATAATACAGAGCTTGTAAAATATGAGTTGGATGAAGATTTCTCTATAGAAACAGCTGTAGAGTTTGGTCGTATCTATAAACGAAATGATGAGTGGAAATTTGAAGCTGTTGGTGCCGGTATGAAAGGTGGCTTGCAAGATTTTCTTAACAAATATAATTAAGATAAATTCTTTAATTAGTTAATATTTGTATATTTAAACCAACCAATAAACATAAATCATGGCAATTAACCTATCCAAGGGTCAGAAGATAGACCTTAAAAAATCTTCAGGCGAAACCCTTACTAATTTTTGTGTAGGTGTTAACTGGGGTGCTATAGAGTCAAAAGGCTTTTTAGGCCTTGGTAAAAAAGTGCAGAGCATTGACCTCGACCTAAGTTGCATTCTTATAGACGACCAGAATAACCTGTGCGATCACCTGTACTCACCACTTTATCGTGTAGAGATACTACAGCAGTTTGGTTTGCCAAAAGGTAAGCTACAAACTACCGATGGTGCTATGCGCCACACTGGCGACGACCTTCAGGGAGATACCGGTGGTGATGATGGTCTTGATAACGAAATTATTACAGTAGATCTTTCTAAATTGCGTCCTAATGTAACGCAGATATTTTTCTTCCTGAACAATGCAGGTAAAGAAGATTTCTCGCAAATACCATACTCAAAAATCCGTATGTATGAGGGTACTCCTACTTATGTAAAAGAGGTTTTTGCATCTTATAACGTTTCTGCCGAAGGGCAGTATGTGGGTAAGCAAAGTATCATCATGGGCAAGCTGTACAAACGAAATGGCGAATGGAAATTCAGTGCCATTGGCGACCCTACAGAAGATACATTCCTTGGACAAACCATTCACCGTATTGTAAAGTCTTACCTTTAATTTTATAGCTTATGCAAATCAAAAATATTGATGGGCTATCCGTATCCCAAATCAGGAGGATGGTAAATGAAGGCGGTAAATTCGTAATCTTTCCATATACGGTATCTATAGTAGTAATGACGTTTAAAAGATCATCTTCTATTTATTTTATACCGCCCGGTGAAAATACCATCAAGCATTCTTATAAGCATGTGCTTACTAATGGTGTACTGGGTTGGTGGGGTATCCCGTGGGGGCCTATTTACACTATAGGCAGTATGTATCACCATTTAAGCGGCGGTAAAGATGTAACATCTGATGTTATGACCCATCTTATACAGCATGACCCTGAGGCCAATACGTCTACTTATAATATTAATGGCGTAGTATCTTCAAATACGGCAGTACCTGCACAACAGCAGGATACTTATAACATACCCAGGTAATCTTAGCATATGAGAAGGCTACCTGTTTATTTTTTGCTGGACACGTCCGGCTCTATGTATGGCGAACCCATACAGGCGCTTAACAATGCCCTTAGCGGTATGGTTAATACGTTGCGCAGCGATCCGCAGGCGCTTGACTCGCTGTGGCTTAGTATCATTACGTTTGACCGTGAGGTTAAAGAACTGGTACCACTTACTGAGTTGGTGCAGTTTCGTTTGCCTGAAATTACCTGTCCGCAGAGTGGGCCTACCAATACCGGTGCCGCACTCGATTTTGTTATGGATAGGGTAAGTAAAGATGTAATTAAAGGATCTGATACGCAAAAAGGCGACTGGAAACCATTGCTGTTTCTTTTTACCGATGGCAAACCCAGCGACATACAGCTGTATCGCGAAAAAACAGCCGAAGTGCGTAAATTCGATTTTGGTGCTGTTGTAGGCTGTGCTGCCGGCCACCTTGCTAACGATGCCATGCTTAAGGAACTTACCGATAATGTGGTACACCTTGATTCGGCAGACAGCCAGACGCTTAAAGCCTTTTTTAAGTGGGTAAGCGAAACCATAGAGCAGGGTAACAAAAGCCAGGGAACAGGAGAAGCGCCTAAGTTGCCTCCGCCGCCAGATGAGATAACGGTAGTAATTTAATACAGGACCAACCATGAGAAGATTACCCATTTATTTTTTGATAGACATTTCTGAATCGATGGTAGGCGAACCCATACAACAGGTAGAGGAGGGGCTTGCCGCGATTATACAGGCGCTTAAGTCAGATCCTTACGCGCTCGAAACCGTTTGGATATCAATTATCGTATTTGCGGGTCAGCCAAAAACACTGGTGCCTTTGCAGGAAATCGTTACATTTTATCCGCCAAGATTTCCTATTGGGGGTGGTACTTCGCTTAGTAAAGGCTTGGGCCACCTGATGTATGAACTGCGTAAAAATATCGTAAAGACTACTTATGAGCAAAAAGGCGACTGGAAACCCATTGTGTTTTTGTTTACAGATGGTGTTCCTACAGATGATACCGCATCTGCTATAACAGAGTGGAAACAAAACTGGCAAAAATCGGCCAATATGGTAGCCATATCGTTTGGCGATGAGGCCTATACGTCATTATTGGGCCAACTAACCTATAATGTACTGCATTTTAAAAATACTAATGCACAGTCATATAAAGAGTTCTTTCGCTGGGTTTCAGATTCTATTAAAACCAGCAGCATAAGTGTAGACAGTAACGGTTCGGGCTTTGAACTTGCCAAAACCGACGATGACACCCTTTCAAAAATAGACCTTACAAAACCCGCAGATCGTAAACCAGCTTATGATGATAATTTTGTAGTACTGGCCGCTAAATGCCAAAACACAAAACGCCCTTACCTGATGAAGTATGCCCGTAACCTGGCATCAAACAACTTTGGCGGGGTAGATTTGTATACCAAATCTTATAGGCTTACCGGTGCTTTTCCGGTTGATAATTCTTATTTTGAACTGGCCGATGCTAAAATTGACACTAAGGTAAGCAGCGAAGAGCTTGTAGGTGCACCTACCTGTCCATGCTGTGGCAACCCTTATGGCCTTGCAGTATGCAGTTGTGGTAACATACACTGCATAGGCGAAGAAAAAGAAAGTACCTGCCCTTGGTGTGGTAATAGGGGAACTTACGGCATAGGCAGCGGTGGTTTTGATATTAACCGTGCACAAGGCTAATGGATGAAACAGAAAAATATCTCTACGCACTACTGCAACAGCAGGGTATAAGCAGCCATGAACGCTTAAGGGAGTTGTTTAATGAATTTGTTAGCAGAGAAGAAAATATAAATTACGTAAAAAGCATAAAACTGCTACAGGAAAAAATGACAAAAAACTGGCAGATTTTTGCGCGCGGCGAAGATATAAAAACACTTCAGGTGGCACTTCCTAACGGCAACCAGGGCAAAGCGTATAAAGCAGTTTTTGATTTTGAAGCTTTTGGTTTAGCTGACATTACCCGTTATGAACTTACTGGTTTTGAAGGTACAGGCCTTGCATATGACCCTGAAAACAAAATAATTGAGGGTTTACCGGCAAACAGCGGCGACATTGTTTTAAATTTTAGCTATAACTTTGAGGGTGAGCCTGAAGATGCTGAATTCAACCAAAAAAAAGTTACCATCATCATCAATCCGGATCCTAAGTCGCTCTGGAGAGATATTCCCAGTGATCCTGATGGGCAGTTTGCCGTACCGGACAGGTTAAGCGAAACCGTTTCTTTTTTAGGAAAAACACTTGTGGTAGCTTCTACCCGTGGGCGTTCGCACGCTATTAAAGGTTCTTATAGAGATGATAGTTATGCCTATGCCGAATTACTTTCCGGATGGGGTGTAATTGCAATTTCAGATGGTGCGGGTTCAGCAAAATTTTCCCGTAAGGGGCAGAAATTGCCTGCAAATCTGTTATAGATTATCTAGAGAGAAATTTTACTAAAGAAAATGCAGCATTGCTTGATGAAGCTATCAGTATATATTCAGTTGATGCTTCGGTAAAAGACAGGCTTGAGGATATAGCATTTCCATATCTTTCGGAGGCAGCCAAAAATGCACATACTACTATTGAGGCCTTTGCTCATACAAATGATGCTGCTATCGGCGATTTTCATGCCACGCTTTCTTTTGCGTTAGTCAAAAAATACGAGACGGGTTATGCCTTTTTAAGTTTTGGTGTAGGCGATTGCCCTATTGTTTTAGTAGCTAAAGATTTTAGTGAAGTGATACCGCTTAATATACTTGATTCAGGAGATTTTGGAGGAGGAACACGCTTTGTAACGATGCCGGAAATTTTTAAAAAAGAAGACTACGACAGCCGTTTTAGATTTGAATTCGTAAACGGTTTCCCATATGTTGTATTGATGACTGATGGCATTTATGACCCTAAGTTTGAGGTGGAGGCTAATTTAGCAAAAGCCGAGAAATGGCAACATTTTTTTAAAAATCTTCAGGGAAATAATGATGAGGATGTAACTATTTCCTTTGATGTACGTACAAGTACTATAGATACATCACTTTTAAAGTGGATGGATTTCTGGAGCCCGGGTAACCATGACGACCGCACCCTGGCAATCTTGTTTTAAAATTTAGTATGAATATTACAACCGTACGGTCTGTTAACGACCCTGATAAAACCTACCAGTTTAATGACAACGGCGCCCCAATGCGCGGCGGGGTAAAAGACGTATACTTTAGCCCGGACCGTAGTTATGTGGTAGCGCTTTTTAGGGAGCGGCTGGACGACAACCAAAAGGAACGCCTTAAGCGTATTACCACCCAGTATCTTACCCAGATAAAAAATAAAGATGCCGCAGAATATTTTTTAGAGGAAGTATTCCGTTGGCCTACAGATGTTGTAGAACATAAGGGGCTTACCGGCATTATTGTGCCCACTTATAAGCAGAAGTTCTTTTTTAAGCAAGGGCAGGAAACTGCTAACCTGATTAAAGGAAAAGAAAAGAATGGTAAATGGTTTGCAGCTGCAAAGTTCAGGAACGAGCAGTTTCCGCTACGGCTTGCCAAGGCAGAACTGGGTAACTGGCTGAGCTATTTTCAGATATGCTTAAACATAGTACGGGGCATCAAGAAGATGCACGCCATGGGCCTGGCACACTCTGACCTTTCATACAACAATATTCTTATTGACCCCATTGAGAAATCGGCTTGTATGATCGACCTCGATGGGCTTGTGGTACCAGGGCTGTTTCCGGCGGAGGTAATAGGTACGGCTGAGTTTATAGCGCCAGAGGTTTTGGCTACAAGGCACCTGGATAAGGCTGACCCTAAACGTATTTTACCAAGCCGTTATACTGACCTGCACGCGCTGCCCGTGCTCATTTATATGTTTTTGCTACACCGCCACCCGTTAAAAGGGAGCAAAGTGCATGACCTTGATGCCGAAAAAGATGACCTACTTTCTATGGGAGAAAAGGCATTGTTTATAGAACACCCTACAGACCATAGTAACCGCCCTAAAATAAGCCGTTTCTCTAAATGGGAAATGCCCTGGAGCGATATTGATAAATTGCCTTACAGTATTACAGGGCCCTACCTTGCTGAAATGTTTGATCGGGCTTTTATTACCGGGCTACACAACCCACAGGAACGTCCACCGGCCGAGAGCTGGGAACAGGCAATTTTAAAAACAGTCGACTTAATGCAGCAATGCGCTAATACTGCCTGCAGCCAGGGATGGTATGTGTTTGACAATTCGGTGGCTCCAAAATGCCCTTTTTGCGGAACAAAACACCAGGGAACGCTGCCAATGCTCGATTTTTATTACGAATTTAGCCCCGGTGTATGGAAGCCCGATAACCAAAGGCTGATGGTGTATAATAATCAGTACCTCTTTAACTGGCATGTAAACCGAAATGTGGTACGTAATGAAAAAACAGATCCACGCGATAAGATACCTGTAGGCTATTTTACTTTTTTTGAAGGGAAGTGGATGCTGGTAAATCAAAAGCTGGATAGCATGAAAGATATTACCGAGGGTAAAGATGTGCCTGTAAACAGCATGACAGAACTTACACAGGGTAAAAAGCTGCTTCTTTCTGGCAAAGAAGGAGGGAGGCTTGTACTTATAACAATTACAAATTAAAATAACTAAATCAAATAAAATAACTAATAAATGGACAGCTTAATTAATCATCCGGGCATTATTGCCGTTTTTTCCGTCGTTGTACTAATCATGCTTCTCCTTGACCTGGGAGTATTTAACAAAAACAGCCATGCAGTAACAAATAAAGAAGCCATAACATGGTCGCTGGTCTGGATTACGCTTTCTATGGGCTTTAGTGGTGTAATATACTATTACATGGGGGTAGAAAAGTTCTCCCAGTTTCAGAGTGCTTATTGGATAGAGAAGGCTTTATCTGTAGATAACTTATTTGTATTCATATTAGTATTTAGCTTTTTTAATGTACAAAAAGAAAATCAGCACAAAGTACTTTTTTGGGGTATCATTGGGGCATTAGTGCTCAGGGCAATATTTATTTTTAGCGGTGTAGCTCTTATTAACGTTACATATCTGCCTGAATTTGAGCTTTGGGGCTATAATATGAGGGTAAATATCTTACTTACAATATTTGGACTTTTCCTTGTATATGCCGGTATAAAATCTGCTTTTGCAGAAGACGATGATGATGAAGAGAAAGACTTTAATAAGAGCCCGGGTGCACGTATTGTAACTAAATTTTTTAAAGTAAGTAAAAACTATGATAAGGATAACTTCTTTACTATAGAAAATGGCAAAAAACTCGCTACACCATTACTTGTAGTTGTAGGTGTTATCGAATTTACCGACCTTTTATTTGCGGTAGACTCTATTCCTGCAATTTTTGCCATAGCACCGGATGACCCTTTTATTCTGTACACGTCTAACATTTTTGCCATATTAGGCTTAAGAGCACTTTACTTCTTATTAGCTAACTTTATACACCTGTTTAGTAAATTAAAATATGGGCTTGCTATCATCCTTTCATTTATTGGTGTTAAGATGGTTATATCGCCTATATATCATATCGAATCGATGCATTCGCTTATGGTAGTGGCTGGCGTACTAGTACTTTCTGTATTAGCATCAGTATTATTTCCTGAAAAGGAAGAAGTTAAAGAAACAGAAGTTTAGTCTTCATCTAAATAGTAAATACAAAACAGGCCGCCCAATTTGGGAGGCCTGTTGTATTTTATAGCTATGGGTAATAGTTATTCTTCTTCGCCCTCTTCGTCATCATCTTCATCTGCTTCAAATTCATCAAGCAGAAAATCAACTACAAGCTCTATGGTATCTCCATTTTCATTTAACCCAAAGTAAGCCGGGAAATAGCCATCTCCCCATCCTGATGCAAACATAACAATGTTGTTATCACTTTCAGGATTTGGTTTATGGTCGTTCCAGTCGCCAAGCTCACGTGAGAATGTGTTTTTACCGGAATACTCCCTGAACTCTTCAGATAGCACACTGTCGTAATAATTATATTCAGGATTAGCCTCTTGAAGCACGTCCAGTTTTTCATTAAACTCTTCGCTGGTTTCTTCATCCATAAAACATGCCAGGCCAGATTCTACAGCAAAACCATAAAATTCGCCTTCTTCGAGTTCTCCAAGCTCCTCCGTAGTGATATCTTCGGTAAGGGCAAGTATCCACTTCGTAGCATCTTCCGGCCTGAATTTTATTTTGGCGTAAGCAATACGGTGGTGTAATTTATCTATTTCAGACACATAAATGTACACAGGGTACTTATCGGGTTCTACAGAGCGTGCAAAAGCAGCCTGTTCAGCCGAAAAAAAAGGGTCTGAAGCTACGATACGTCCTGTTGGCAGGTTAACATCGCCTATATGTATTTCAACAAGTTCGCGTTCGCCCATTTCTCCGGAAAGGTCAAACGGAAGCTCAAAGTCACTAACGTTTTTCATTGGTTTTAATTTTGGATTTTAAATTTAAGGAATTAACGTTTAAAAAGCTCTAGTTTATAAAATCTTTAACCCAAAAAAACAGCCTTTCAACAATTGTTGAAAGGCTGTTTTATATTTTTGTATATGATTAGCTTATAACTTGTTCATGTTGTTAGCAAGAGTTTCTATAAATTTAGTTATAGGTCCTTTTATCATCATGGCCATCATAGCGTTAAACTCGCCGTCAAAGTTAAGTACTACAGTACTGCTGTTTTCATCAATTGCGGTAATATTTCCGGTAAGGGTAAAAGGTATCTTATCGCTTGCAGCACCTAAAATTACTTTATTAGGCGCCTGCCTTTCTTTAAGTTTCAGCTTAATTTCGGGCATTCCCTTAAGGGCAAATATAAACGACTCATCGCCGGTAACCTCAAATTTTGCAATATTTTCCGGCATTAGCTTTTCAAAATTTTTAACATCGCTAAGTGCGTCAAAAATATACTGTGCCGGTTTTTGTACGGTAACCTTCGGGCTTTCTAAATTCATGCTGTTGTTTAATTATTTCTTTTTACCAAAAAGCTTATCAACTTGTTTTTTTGATAGTGCAGCCGTTAAGCCAGTTACATCAGTATTCTTCAATGTAATATACATATTCAGGTTTACTATACCTAATGCTTTAGTATAGTCTAAAGTAATTATATAGTTTGGTAATGATAACACTACATCTTCCTTAGGAGTATTTTCAAAGCCATCAATTATTGTTTTATATAGATCTTCAAATGTATTATCAACATCATCAAATGAAAATTCCTTGTAAGCCTCAATACTAGTCAATTTCATATCTCTATACTCAAAGGTATATGTATTGCCTGTTTTAGTACATTCGATACTTTTTGGCGTCCCTAATGCTCCTCCAACTTTGCCAATTGGCTCTGCCTTTACAACATCAACTTTTTTAAGCTGTGCAAATGATACCGATGATACAAGCAGTACTACAAATAATGTGAATTTTTTCATTGTGTTTATTAAATTGATTGGTTATTAATTTGGTGCAAGATATATAAAATCTTATAAATAAGAAAATAATCTTAATATTTTTTACTGTCCCCAGGTATCAGGTGTAATACGCCATTCTTTAAGGGTTTCATGTTCAGCTTCAGTAATATATTGTTTAGCTGTGGCAAGTTCTAATAGCGTATCGTAATTACCAAGTGTATGCAGGTTTACATTTGCAGCTTTAAAATTTTCTACAGAAATATCAAATCCATATGTAAAAATAGCAACCATACCCTTTACATTAACGCCTGCCTCGCGTAGTGCCTCTACAGCAAGCAGGCTGCTTTTGCCAGTACTTATAAGGTCTTCGACAACTACTACGTTCTGACCTTTTTGTATAAAGCCTTCTACCTGGTTTTGACGGCCGTGTTTTTTAGGTTCCGGGCGTACATATACAAAGGGTAGCCCCATGTACTCTGCAACCAGCATACCTATACCTATAGCGCCAGTTGCTACACCGGCTATTACATCGGGCTTGCCATATTCTTTCTCAATATATTTAGCAAATTCCTCACGAATGTAGTTCCTAATTGGTGGAAATGAAAGAGTTATCCTGTTATCGCAGTAAATGGGAGATTTCCATCCGGAAGCCCATGTAAAAGGATTTGAAGGATTTAATTTAATTGCGTTTATTTGCAGCAGCAACTCGGCTGTTTTTTTAGCTGTGTCTGTGTTAAAAATCATATTGCAAATGTATAAAGTTTTTGTAAACGATAAGCCTCTTTTTTTAACTTCTGTAGTAGAGAAAGAAACCGACTTTCAGCTGTTCCTGCTTGAAAGCATTGACATTGAGCAGCTTATTGCAAAGATGTTTAGTGGCCGTATAGAAAAGGCTTTTTTATATTACCCTGATGAAAAGCAGGGACTTAAGCTCTTGAAAGAAAAAATACCTGTAGCTAAAGCGGGCGGAGGTCTTGTGTATAATAAAAAGGGCGAAATACTTTTTATATTTCGAAACGGTAAGTGGGATCTGCCTAAGGGGGGTATTGAGAAAAATGAGGATATTGAAGATACTGCTGTGCGTGAAGTAGAGGAGGAGACAGGGGTTAAAGGACTAAAAATTACGGGCAAGCTCCAAAAAACATATCACATTTTTAAGAGAAACGGAAACTATAAGCTTAAAATTACCAGCTGGTACGAAATGACCACTAAGTATGACGGTATCCTTACCGGACAGATTGAAGAAGGTATAGAAAAGGTTGCATGGTTAAAGCCGGCAGAAATTACTGAGGCGCTTAAAAATTCTTACGAAAATATAAAACTGCTGTTTGAAGAAGACAGTATTAAACAAACACTATTATGATGTTGCTATATGTTTTAAGAACAGTTTAACTAATCGTTTACTGTTTTTAACAACAAGAGGTAGTAATTTTATAATAGCAAAAATATCTGGCCAATAAAATATATACTGTTACAGAATATACTTTTAGAAGGGTTTAAAGATAATTTGTGTTTGTTTTATTGGTTAATGGCCCCGGCCCTGTTTTTTAGAAAACAGCCGGGGTTTTTTATTGTCCCGGACTGTAGTTTTTAAAAGTACCGTCTTTATAAAATACTACTATTCTTT contains the following coding sequences:
- a CDS encoding SRPBCC family protein, which translates into the protein MNLESPKVTVQKPAQYIFDALSDVKNFEKLMPENIAKFEVTGDESFIFALKGMPEIKLKLKERQAPNKVILGAASDKIPFTLTGNITAIDENSSTVVLNFDGEFNAMMAMMIKGPITKFIETLANNMNKL
- a CDS encoding helix-hairpin-helix domain-containing protein, with protein sequence MNITTVRSVNDPDKTYQFNDNGAPMRGGVKDVYFSPDRSYVVALFRERLDDNQKERLKRITTQYLTQIKNKDAAEYFLEEVFRWPTDVVEHKGLTGIIVPTYKQKFFFKQGQETANLIKGKEKNGKWFAAAKFRNEQFPLRLAKAELGNWLSYFQICLNIVRGIKKMHAMGLAHSDLSYNNILIDPIEKSACMIDLDGLVVPGLFPAEVIGTAEFIAPEVLATRHLDKADPKRILPSRYTDLHALPVLIYMFLLHRHPLKGSKVHDLDAEKDDLLSMGEKALFIEHPTDHSNRPKISRFSKWEMPWSDIDKLPYSITGPYLAEMFDRAFITGLHNPQERPPAESWEQAILKTVDLMQQCANTACSQGWYVFDNSVAPKCPFCGTKHQGTLPMLDFYYEFSPGVWKPDNQRLMVYNNQYLFNWHVNRNVVRNEKTDPRDKIPVGYFTFFEGKWMLVNQKLDSMKDITEGKDVPVNSMTELTQGKKLLLSGKEGGRLVLITITN
- a CDS encoding TerY-C metal binding domain-containing protein; translated protein: MRRLPIYFLIDISESMVGEPIQQVEEGLAAIIQALKSDPYALETVWISIIVFAGQPKTLVPLQEIVTFYPPRFPIGGGTSLSKGLGHLMYELRKNIVKTTYEQKGDWKPIVFLFTDGVPTDDTASAITEWKQNWQKSANMVAISFGDEAYTSLLGQLTYNVLHFKNTNAQSYKEFFRWVSDSIKTSSISVDSNGSGFELAKTDDDTLSKIDLTKPADRKPAYDDNFVVLAAKCQNTKRPYLMKYARNLASNNFGGVDLYTKSYRLTGAFPVDNSYFELADAKIDTKVSSEELVGAPTCPCCGNPYGLAVCSCGNIHCIGEEKESTCPWCGNRGTYGIGSGGFDINRAQG
- a CDS encoding DUF4241 domain-containing protein translates to MKNVSDFELPFDLSGEMGERELVEIHIGDVNLPTGRIVASDPFFSAEQAAFARSVEPDKYPVYIYVSEIDKLHHRIAYAKIKFRPEDATKWILALTEDITTEELGELEEGEFYGFAVESGLACFMDEETSEEFNEKLDVLQEANPEYNYYDSVLSEEFREYSGKNTFSRELGDWNDHKPNPESDNNIVMFASGWGDGYFPAYFGLNENGDTIELVVDFLLDEFEADEDDDEEGEEE
- a CDS encoding TerD family protein gives rise to the protein MAINLSKGQKIDLKKSSGETLTNFCVGVNWGAIESKGFLGLGKKVQSIDLDLSCILIDDQNNLCDHLYSPLYRVEILQQFGLPKGKLQTTDGAMRHTGDDLQGDTGGDDGLDNEIITVDLSKLRPNVTQIFFFLNNAGKEDFSQIPYSKIRMYEGTPTYVKEVFASYNVSAEGQYVGKQSIIMGKLYKRNGEWKFSAIGDPTEDTFLGQTIHRIVKSYL
- a CDS encoding vWA domain-containing protein; the encoded protein is MRRLPVYFLLDTSGSMYGEPIQALNNALSGMVNTLRSDPQALDSLWLSIITFDREVKELVPLTELVQFRLPEITCPQSGPTNTGAALDFVMDRVSKDVIKGSDTQKGDWKPLLFLFTDGKPSDIQLYREKTAEVRKFDFGAVVGCAAGHLANDAMLKELTDNVVHLDSADSQTLKAFFKWVSETIEQGNKSQGTGEAPKLPPPPDEITVVI
- a CDS encoding NUDIX hydrolase yields the protein MYKVFVNDKPLFLTSVVEKETDFQLFLLESIDIEQLIAKMFSGRIEKAFLYYPDEKQGLKLLKEKIPVAKAGGGLVYNKKGEILFIFRNGKWDLPKGGIEKNEDIEDTAVREVEEETGVKGLKITGKLQKTYHIFKRNGNYKLKITSWYEMTTKYDGILTGQIEEGIEKVAWLKPAEITEALKNSYENIKLLFEEDSIKQTLL
- a CDS encoding TerC/Alx family metal homeostasis membrane protein — encoded protein: MDSLINHPGIIAVFSVVVLIMLLLDLGVFNKNSHAVTNKEAITWSLVWITLSMGFSGVIYYYMGVEKFSQFQSAYWIEKALSVDNLFVFILVFSFFNVQKENQHKVLFWGIIGALVLRAIFIFSGVALINVTYLPEFELWGYNMRVNILLTIFGLFLVYAGIKSAFAEDDDDEEKDFNKSPGARIVTKFFKVSKNYDKDNFFTIENGKKLATPLLVVVGVIEFTDLLFAVDSIPAIFAIAPDDPFILYTSNIFAILGLRALYFLLANFIHLFSKLKYGLAIILSFIGVKMVISPIYHIESMHSLMVVAGVLVLSVLASVLFPEKEEVKETEV
- the pyrE gene encoding orotate phosphoribosyltransferase, giving the protein MIFNTDTAKKTAELLLQINAIKLNPSNPFTWASGWKSPIYCDNRITLSFPPIRNYIREEFAKYIEKEYGKPDVIAGVATGAIGIGMLVAEYMGLPFVYVRPEPKKHGRQNQVEGFIQKGQNVVVVEDLISTGKSSLLAVEALREAGVNVKGMVAIFTYGFDISVENFKAANVNLHTLGNYDTLLELATAKQYITEAEHETLKEWRITPDTWGQ